A single genomic interval of Terriglobus albidus harbors:
- a CDS encoding ATP-binding protein has translation MDFASFIGNAPAVDQLRSAIAAGRLPHSMILSGPKGAGKYTLAILLTQALLCQNQPRETLANGQEAALACGTCANCTRIAAAMPLDTLVDEAVAAREELRETDKKETRVLIQTHPDVLIIPPDPPQLMIKVGQIRTLIHSAYRAPGEAKRKVFILTASSFMKEAANSLLKVLEEPPAYAHLILLADNPGELLPTIRSRCAMVRLGALPPHEIEGLLAAEHPDWKPAQRQLVARLAQGAAGRALNFDLGAFTAARQDALVVLRNAVGDPDHTALFKMTETYRAGAEGQQKTQDLLGALSSLLEDLLLLQAGTPEMIRNVDLIAELERTATAVPFEWIEAASRALDQVQSGMRRNLLRSLSLDAFAGQLVVR, from the coding sequence GTGGACTTCGCTAGCTTTATTGGAAATGCACCGGCTGTCGATCAGCTTCGCTCTGCTATCGCCGCAGGCCGCCTTCCACATTCCATGATCCTGTCCGGGCCGAAAGGCGCCGGGAAGTATACGCTTGCCATTCTGTTGACGCAGGCATTGCTTTGCCAGAACCAACCCCGCGAAACTCTTGCCAACGGTCAGGAGGCAGCGCTCGCGTGCGGAACCTGTGCCAACTGCACCCGCATCGCCGCAGCGATGCCCCTCGATACTCTGGTCGACGAAGCCGTAGCGGCCCGGGAAGAGCTGCGCGAGACAGATAAGAAAGAGACGCGCGTTCTGATTCAGACGCACCCGGACGTGCTCATCATTCCTCCGGATCCTCCTCAGTTAATGATCAAGGTCGGTCAGATCCGCACGCTGATCCATTCCGCATACCGCGCTCCCGGTGAAGCCAAGCGTAAGGTCTTTATCCTTACGGCCTCCAGCTTTATGAAAGAGGCGGCGAATTCGCTTCTGAAAGTTCTGGAGGAGCCGCCTGCTTACGCGCATCTGATTCTGCTGGCCGATAACCCGGGCGAGCTTCTGCCTACGATCCGGTCTCGTTGCGCGATGGTACGCCTCGGAGCCCTACCTCCCCACGAGATCGAAGGTCTGCTGGCCGCCGAACATCCGGACTGGAAGCCTGCGCAGCGCCAGCTCGTCGCCCGTCTGGCACAGGGAGCCGCCGGCCGTGCCCTCAACTTTGATCTTGGCGCCTTCACCGCCGCGCGCCAGGATGCGCTCGTTGTTCTGCGGAATGCCGTAGGCGACCCCGACCACACGGCTCTCTTCAAAATGACGGAAACCTATCGTGCCGGTGCAGAGGGCCAGCAAAAGACACAGGATCTGCTCGGCGCCCTGTCTTCGCTGCTGGAAGACCTGCTGTTGCTCCAGGCAGGAACGCCGGAGATGATTCGCAATGTCGATCTGATCGCCGAACTGGAACGGACTGCCACGGCCGTTCCTTTCGAATGGATCGAAGCAGCCTCTCGCGCGCTTGACCAGGTACAGTCCGGCATGCGGCGAAACTTGCTGCGTTCGCTCTCACTGGACGCCTTCGCGGGACAACTGGTGGTACGGTAA
- a CDS encoding Hfq-like protein, with protein MSDQTTISTVDQTFNGNRKLIRPSLVGRMLRRGNVRHEEPLSNAALQENHHPGESSHAEAFYFQKQIQQKTEMVVVLEDGERLDGQIEWYDRGVIKLCTTSRQRVLIYKSSVKYIYKASEVPTSTLL; from the coding sequence ATGAGTGATCAAACCACCATCTCGACCGTCGATCAGACCTTCAATGGCAATCGCAAGCTGATACGTCCTTCCCTTGTAGGCCGTATGCTGCGCCGCGGCAACGTGCGTCATGAAGAACCGCTCTCGAATGCGGCGCTGCAGGAGAATCATCATCCCGGCGAAAGCAGTCACGCCGAAGCCTTCTACTTCCAGAAGCAGATTCAGCAGAAGACCGAGATGGTCGTCGTACTCGAAGACGGCGAACGGCTGGATGGACAGATTGAGTGGTACGACCGTGGCGTCATCAAGCTCTGTACCACATCACGGCAGCGGGTGCTGATCTACAAGTCATCGGTCAAGTACATCTATAAAGCCAGCGAAGTCCCTACATCGACCCTGCTCTAG
- a CDS encoding L-threonylcarbamoyladenylate synthase: MDFVGTTERLQETANGIARAAEILRQGGTVALPTETVYGLGANALDPKAVARIFTAKERPGWDPLIVHVADEAMLRLVVREIPPAAVRLMKAFWPGPLTLLLPKSDAVPDLVTAGRSLVGVRMPRHPVMLQVIREAGVPVAAPSANRFGRTSPTNAAHVLEDLEGRIDAVLDGGATEVGVESTVVDPCQTPMVVYRPGAVTLQMLEETVGPAVRYEPPATTQSPESLPSPGVGIRHYAPRARVVLVRDQAELQETVASLKPERTGVLLPTGWTSEGQTFDWGSTPEEMAQRLFAGLRDLDARGVTSIVCPLPPEHGVGAALLDRLRKAARVS, translated from the coding sequence GTGGATTTTGTAGGAACAACAGAACGGCTTCAGGAAACCGCCAACGGAATTGCCCGGGCAGCGGAGATCCTGCGGCAGGGTGGAACGGTCGCTTTGCCGACCGAGACGGTTTATGGGCTGGGGGCGAACGCTCTCGATCCAAAGGCTGTTGCAAGGATTTTTACGGCCAAGGAACGTCCGGGATGGGATCCCCTGATCGTCCATGTGGCCGATGAGGCGATGTTGCGGCTTGTCGTTCGGGAGATCCCCCCTGCGGCGGTTCGGTTGATGAAGGCGTTCTGGCCCGGCCCGCTAACGCTGCTGTTGCCGAAGTCTGATGCTGTTCCGGACCTGGTGACAGCCGGTCGGTCTCTGGTGGGGGTGCGGATGCCGCGTCATCCCGTGATGTTGCAGGTGATTCGGGAGGCAGGAGTCCCCGTAGCGGCTCCCAGCGCCAATCGCTTCGGAAGAACCAGCCCGACGAACGCCGCGCACGTTCTGGAGGATCTGGAGGGCCGTATCGACGCCGTTCTCGACGGTGGCGCAACTGAAGTTGGGGTGGAATCGACGGTCGTCGACCCCTGTCAAACTCCGATGGTGGTCTATCGGCCAGGCGCTGTGACGCTACAAATGCTTGAGGAGACTGTTGGTCCCGCCGTGCGCTATGAGCCTCCGGCGACGACCCAAAGCCCTGAGAGTCTGCCCTCCCCGGGGGTGGGCATCCGGCACTACGCTCCTCGGGCCAGGGTCGTGCTGGTCAGGGATCAAGCGGAGCTGCAGGAGACGGTGGCCTCTCTGAAACCGGAGCGGACGGGAGTGTTGTTACCCACGGGATGGACGTCCGAGGGGCAGACGTTCGATTGGGGAAGCACACCGGAGGAGATGGCGCAGCGGCTCTTTGCCGGCCTGCGCGACCTGGATGCCCGCGGGGTGACCTCCATCGTCTGTCCTCTGCCGCCGGAACATGGAGTCGGCGCGGCTCTTCTGGACAGGCTGCGGAAGGCAGCCCGGGTCAGTTAG
- a CDS encoding class IV adenylate cyclase, producing MSSAEIELKFAVRSSDKLRSQLPSLGLTLLTPRTLEQNTLYDTPDRSLREQKQILRIRSYDGRWTLTYKRPPTDETLLDLRFKLRYETETEVANGPALGEVFEHLGYLPAFRYEKYREEWLHAESEGHVVIDETPIGTWAELEGSPDWIDAMLAGLGIPSEDSTTESYGRLFLSWKEQTGHPAENLTFEEIALDTVPAR from the coding sequence ATGTCCTCAGCCGAGATCGAGCTGAAGTTTGCTGTCCGTTCTTCGGATAAGCTCCGTTCCCAACTTCCTTCTCTCGGCCTTACGCTGCTTACTCCCCGCACGCTTGAGCAGAATACGCTTTATGACACACCAGATCGTTCGCTGCGTGAGCAGAAGCAGATTCTCCGTATTCGCAGCTATGACGGTCGATGGACGCTGACCTACAAACGCCCTCCGACCGATGAAACCCTGCTCGATCTGCGCTTCAAACTGCGCTATGAGACGGAAACCGAGGTGGCCAATGGCCCCGCTCTCGGTGAGGTCTTTGAGCACCTGGGATATCTGCCCGCCTTCCGGTACGAGAAATACCGAGAAGAATGGCTGCATGCAGAGAGCGAAGGTCATGTGGTGATCGATGAGACTCCGATCGGCACCTGGGCGGAACTCGAGGGCTCTCCCGATTGGATCGACGCCATGCTCGCCGGCCTGGGGATTCCCTCAGAGGATTCGACCACGGAGAGCTACGGCCGACTGTTTCTCTCATGGAAAGAACAGACCGGGCATCCAGCGGAAAACCTCACCTTTGAAGAGATTGCCCTCGATACAGTCCCGGCCCGTTGA
- a CDS encoding nucleotidyltransferase domain-containing protein — protein MSGNKGHLQPKATFLQQQTAAFQLAVACCTWPLDMPLIEQTADAQTDWFEFLAMVKRHRIPGLAHRALKHVSGIPEEVRQALSSKAHTSILGNLRCIALLSQLDTQFKSRGIPYAVLKGIPLSQQLYGEPSLRQTRDIDLLVAPHDFEAAENILLQAGLRRKEPEGELTPQLRRLWFDLRHHFSYVYPQHGITLELHWRLFDNSAIDPGPCVFQELDRVEVSRGISLPVLRREYLLSHLIVHGASHAWCRLKWLSDVAALLTDYSANDRKHLLQQARDQGVEPAFRQAIAVCESLELLPFYDLPPAPASVRWLISVALHGLLEEEPDRGYFQARHLMLSRFTLSPRRSYRLQELRVQLFSVDDWEMFPLPRWLTFTYPLLRAPLWLIRRSLYALRG, from the coding sequence GTGTCAGGTAACAAGGGCCATTTGCAGCCGAAAGCGACGTTTCTACAGCAACAGACCGCGGCATTCCAACTGGCGGTAGCCTGTTGTACCTGGCCGCTCGATATGCCACTCATCGAGCAGACCGCGGACGCACAGACGGATTGGTTTGAGTTTCTTGCGATGGTTAAACGCCATCGGATTCCTGGCTTGGCTCATCGTGCGCTGAAGCACGTAAGCGGAATTCCGGAAGAGGTTCGCCAGGCACTTTCATCCAAGGCTCATACCAGCATTCTGGGAAATCTACGTTGCATTGCGCTTCTTTCGCAATTGGACACACAGTTCAAAAGTCGTGGCATACCGTATGCGGTCCTCAAGGGAATCCCTCTGAGCCAGCAGCTTTACGGCGAACCTTCACTCCGTCAAACCCGCGACATTGATCTTCTGGTAGCCCCTCATGATTTCGAGGCCGCGGAGAACATCTTGTTGCAAGCAGGTCTGAGGCGCAAGGAACCAGAGGGAGAACTGACACCGCAATTACGCAGGTTATGGTTTGACCTGCGGCATCACTTCTCTTACGTCTATCCTCAACATGGAATCACGCTGGAACTTCACTGGCGATTGTTTGACAATAGCGCCATTGATCCGGGACCTTGCGTCTTTCAAGAACTCGATCGGGTAGAAGTTTCGCGAGGCATTTCTCTTCCCGTGTTGCGCCGCGAATACCTCCTGTCACATCTAATCGTGCACGGTGCAAGCCATGCATGGTGCCGCCTCAAGTGGTTATCCGATGTTGCGGCCCTGCTCACCGACTATTCTGCAAACGATCGCAAACATCTTCTTCAGCAGGCCCGAGACCAGGGAGTTGAGCCGGCTTTCCGACAGGCGATAGCGGTATGTGAGTCCCTTGAGCTGTTACCGTTCTACGATCTGCCTCCAGCACCTGCCTCTGTACGCTGGTTGATCTCTGTCGCCCTTCACGGCCTGCTTGAAGAAGAACCTGACCGCGGTTATTTCCAGGCCCGTCACCTAATGCTTTCGCGATTTACATTGAGTCCGCGGCGCTCGTATCGCCTGCAGGAACTTAGGGTGCAGTTGTTCTCTGTTGACGACTGGGAGATGTTTCCTCTGCCCCGGTGGCTTACCTTTACATATCCTCTACTTCGAGCACCGTTGTGGCTCATCCGCCGTTCCCTCTACGCACTCCGAGGCTAG
- a CDS encoding NCS2 family permease: MRAALERYFQFHELGTDWRTEILAGVTTFVTMAYIIFVNPSILSQTGMPIAAVTIATCLCASFGSILMGALARYPLALAPGMGLNAYFTYTVCLKMHVPWQTALGAVFLSGIIFLLLTLGGIRQLLISAIPRELHAAVAGGIGLFIAFIGLRNAGIIVSDPATAVTLGNLRSPQTALSLFGLILIAVLQVLRVRASILIGIAGTMLTGFIFHQVHWQPGHASLSAIRQTALHLDIPGALKLSGVEIVFVFLFVDLFDNIGTLLAVTQKTGLIPASGVIPRVQRIFFADAISTVAGSLAGTSTVCSYIESSAGVAAGGRTGITAITTGLLFFLSIFVAPLVGAIPVSATSPALIIVGALMLGSIGELDWHDPLVAIPAFLTLITIPLTYSIATGLGFGVIAFAALRLFSGRAKKADWLLYLLATVFLVRFIYLAAG; the protein is encoded by the coding sequence ATGCGAGCTGCGCTCGAACGCTACTTTCAGTTTCATGAGCTGGGGACCGACTGGCGCACGGAGATTCTGGCCGGTGTGACGACCTTCGTCACCATGGCCTATATCATCTTCGTGAACCCGTCGATTCTGTCGCAGACCGGCATGCCTATTGCGGCAGTGACCATCGCCACCTGCCTCTGCGCGTCCTTTGGTTCCATCCTGATGGGGGCACTGGCCCGCTATCCGCTGGCGCTGGCGCCCGGTATGGGGTTGAATGCCTATTTCACCTATACCGTCTGCCTGAAGATGCACGTGCCATGGCAGACGGCCCTTGGCGCGGTCTTTCTCTCCGGTATCATCTTCCTTCTGCTCACACTTGGCGGCATTCGCCAGTTGCTTATCTCCGCGATTCCCCGCGAGCTGCACGCAGCCGTCGCTGGAGGGATCGGTCTGTTTATCGCTTTTATCGGGCTGCGTAATGCCGGCATTATCGTCAGCGATCCAGCAACAGCAGTCACGCTCGGCAATCTGCGCTCCCCGCAGACAGCACTCTCGCTCTTCGGTCTGATTCTGATTGCGGTGCTGCAGGTACTGCGCGTCCGTGCATCGATCCTGATCGGCATCGCCGGAACCATGCTCACCGGGTTCATCTTCCACCAGGTGCACTGGCAACCCGGTCACGCAAGCCTCTCCGCCATTCGTCAGACGGCCCTTCATCTCGATATTCCCGGAGCATTGAAGCTCAGCGGCGTCGAGATCGTCTTTGTATTTCTCTTTGTCGATCTCTTTGACAACATCGGCACCCTGCTTGCCGTTACGCAGAAGACAGGCCTGATTCCTGCTTCCGGTGTGATTCCGCGGGTACAGCGTATCTTCTTCGCCGATGCCATCTCCACCGTGGCAGGTTCACTGGCCGGAACCTCCACCGTCTGCTCCTACATCGAATCCAGCGCGGGGGTTGCCGCCGGAGGCCGTACAGGTATAACCGCCATTACGACCGGGCTGCTGTTCTTCCTATCCATATTTGTCGCTCCGCTGGTGGGGGCAATTCCTGTTTCCGCCACCTCACCGGCGCTCATCATCGTAGGCGCACTCATGCTCGGCAGCATCGGGGAGCTCGACTGGCATGATCCGCTGGTCGCAATTCCCGCATTTCTCACGCTCATTACCATCCCGCTGACCTATTCCATTGCCACTGGACTTGGATTCGGCGTCATTGCCTTTGCCGCACTACGATTGTTTAGCGGTCGCGCGAAGAAGGCGGATTGGTTACTTTACCTCCTGGCGACCGTCTTTCTAGTCAGGTTTATTTATCTCGCCGCGGGTTGA